TCGCGCAGGGCTTCGTTGTGGTTGGCCGTGCCGACGAGCTCGACCATGAAGGTGGCCAGCGCCTTGTCGCCGATGAGCAGCTCGTACATGTGCTTGGCCGCCGCCGTGAGCCGGGAGAGCGGATCGCCGTCCTTGGGGACGCGGGCCTTGATCTCGGTGTAGATGCGCTCGGCCATCCGGGCCACGGCCGAGACGATGAGCTCTTCCTTGGACGCGAAGTGGTAGTGGAGCAGCCCGCGCGAGACGCCCGCCTCTTCGGCGATGACCTTGATGGAGGCCTTGTCGTAGCCGTAGCGCGCGAAGCACGTGATGGTGGCTTCGAGAATCCGGTCGATGGATTCGAGCTGCGGCTCTTCCTGCGTTTTTGCCGATTTCCCCATGGCGGGTGCAATTATGCTGGTCGCCCAGCCAGTGGGCAAGGGAAAGAGAAACCCATCAATCCCTGCTCCCCCGTTGCCGGGGGAGCTGTGAGCGGAGCGCACTGAGGGGGCGTTGGCAGCAGTTTGCTGCTCCGTTATCAGAGGCTGATCGCCACTTGCGCGACCCCCTCAGCCCGACTCCGCCGTTGGCTACGTCGGACAGCTCCCCCGGCACGGGGGAGCGGGGTCTGTGGGAGCTTTGCTCCTCCTAGAACGCCTCTCCCACATCAAAATACACCGCGAATTCCCCGTCGCTGCCGGCAAAGTCCAGGCGCAGGTTGATGCGGTTCTTGCGGTCCACTTTAAAGCGCAGCCCCCCGCCGGCGGCCCAGCGGATGTGGTCCCACTCGAACCGGTCCACTTCGTGGGTGACCTGTCCCGCCGCGCCGAAGGCCGCGCCGCCGATGAACCACCAGATGGGAAAGCGGTACTCGAGCTGCCCGGCGATCATGTGCCGGTCGCGGTAGCGCCCGCTGAAGATGCCGCGCAGCATCTTGCGGCCGCCGAGCTGCGAAAAGGATTCAAAGGGCGGGT
This sequence is a window from Chrysiogenia bacterium. Protein-coding genes within it:
- a CDS encoding TetR/AcrR family transcriptional regulator yields the protein MGKSAKTQEEPQLESIDRILEATITCFARYGYDKASIKVIAEEAGVSRGLLHYHFASKEELIVSAVARMAERIYTEIKARVPKDGDPLSRLTAAAKHMYELLIGDKALATFMVELVGTANHNEALRERYLLHRDRQREFMREIIEDAVGDFAGKSPLPLDEMVQMLETWIVGMIMQRAFSEGDEEARAIFNSFLALMGRLLNAAAR